The following are encoded together in the Parabacteroides chongii genome:
- a CDS encoding FecR family protein, giving the protein MDERIIKYCQGLLSKQEQDLLLKEAYDNPELKAQIIDYQHLHSLLELVPEKADVRQGYKEYGNFKRLVNSQKRKVWLVSLSRYAAVIVIAFVSAWMLASYYLSGKISDEQELIAFQQELLVPAGQRAELTLPDGTRVWLNAGSKLSYPSFFEKERKVFLSGEGFFNVAKNEKVPFIVSTRTIDVKALGTQFNVFSYPTSDYTSVYLQEGKVKAYFPSSETEGVVLSPEQYLIQEGKQFKLSTMDPDDLLWREGIYTFKRQKLGSIIKKLELYYDVKIIVKDKEILNYEYVGKFRQRDGVMEILRLIQRIHKFKINKDDDSNQIVLSK; this is encoded by the coding sequence ATGGATGAAAGAATCATAAAATATTGTCAGGGACTATTGTCGAAACAGGAACAGGACCTGCTTTTGAAGGAAGCCTATGATAATCCGGAACTGAAAGCTCAGATAATAGATTATCAGCACTTACATAGTTTGTTGGAATTGGTTCCCGAAAAAGCCGATGTCCGGCAGGGATATAAGGAATATGGCAACTTTAAAAGACTTGTGAATTCTCAGAAGAGAAAAGTTTGGCTGGTTTCATTGAGCCGTTATGCTGCCGTTATAGTGATTGCCTTTGTATCTGCATGGATGCTGGCATCTTACTATTTGTCGGGAAAGATATCAGATGAACAGGAGCTGATTGCTTTTCAACAGGAACTGCTAGTCCCTGCCGGACAACGTGCAGAACTGACATTGCCTGACGGAACGAGAGTCTGGTTGAATGCAGGCTCCAAATTATCCTATCCTTCATTTTTTGAGAAAGAGCGAAAGGTCTTTTTATCGGGAGAAGGATTCTTTAATGTAGCCAAAAATGAAAAAGTCCCTTTCATCGTATCAACCCGAACAATTGATGTAAAAGCTTTGGGAACCCAGTTTAATGTGTTCAGTTATCCTACAAGCGATTATACCAGTGTTTATCTTCAAGAGGGAAAAGTAAAAGCCTACTTCCCGTCTTCAGAAACAGAAGGTGTTGTGTTGTCTCCGGAACAATATTTGATACAAGAGGGCAAACAATTTAAACTTTCCACAATGGATCCGGACGATTTGTTATGGCGTGAAGGTATCTATACTTTCAAAAGACAGAAGCTGGGAAGTATCATAAAAAAACTTGAATTATATTATGATGTAAAGATCATAGTAAAAGATAAAGAAATATTGAATTATGAATATGTCGGGAAGTTCCGTCAAAGAGATGGTGTGATGGAAATTCTTCGCTTAATCCAACGGATACATAAATTTAAAATCAACAAAGATGACGATTCGAATCAAATAGTACTGAGTAAGTGA
- a CDS encoding TonB-dependent receptor, which yields MKLSFFILFVFVCQLFALNTDAQNVTIELKSNKLSIEELFKEIEKQTDYLVIYSTSGVRSNFDLSLTKKKAKVSEHLDEALRGHGLKYEFVNNYIILSKQEESIVQQNKVKIEGVVFDPTGEPVIGANVMEKGTVNGVITDIDGRFFLEVASNATLVISYIGYKTEEVAVANKHNLSITLKEDSETLEEVVVVGYGTQKKVNLTGAVSSVKGEDISKRPVANTSTMLQGQIPGLRVTSDKGQPGSESVQFRIRGQGTYSSAGSDPLILINGVEGDLSTLDPNIIESVSVLKDAASASIYGARAANGVILVTTKSGESIKDKVAISYRGNYAIHAPINLLDLVWDSPTYMKYWNIAKKNSGKPVAEMYTQEMIDLYTNPSDPEKYPSFNWLDYMFVNPFVQQHNLNALGSSGRTSYNVSLSMINQPGTLRGHKYKRYNMAIDLSSSVNDWIKLGAYFSGSRSSRRETRRGDTDAYLSTISQAPTYMPWLPDDGSGVRKWAYKAYVFEANNKNMAALVNNENFIDYTTTDVNTQLWLDVKLGKGLTWYTKGAVRYNQRQSKDWASNSVPLYYTHTGDFGIFLNKGGDGLTNIMYTSTYLNLYTYLKYDWSLADNAHAFSAMAGYSVEDRVYNHLEGYKKDFTFNLHELDAGENSTQTTSGYSEEWALMSGFFRLNYNYKEKYLAEVNARYDGSSRIAPETRWGVFPSFSVGWRITEEDWFKDLNQHWLTNAKLRGSWGTLGNQNVSLYSYYAKISADMNYTFDNTTLETGAGQKKISNRNLKWETTAITDIGVDLSLFNSLNITFEWYKKKTYDILRQAQSSFLLGLDAPYINDGELENKGIEFDIQYANTIQGGLFKGLYYNAGFHIDRSRNELTKFGATEYGNGLIYQEGLPYGSFYAWDAIGIFKDEEDVKTSPKQFNDETLPGDIKYRDVSGPDGVPDGIVDSYDKIVVDGRFPKFEYSINLSASWKGFDLSLMGQGVQGVKHYAVAWGLRPFYQGSPISYDYIENMWTEENPNGKYPRLYYDNMGGTKNTRESTYWIHNASYFRLKNLTFGYTVPKELTQKIRVNKLRFYFSGDNLLTFTKFPQGGDPERNYNSMNGTRLVYYPQNKVYSLGINVEF from the coding sequence ATGAAACTATCCTTTTTTATCCTGTTTGTGTTTGTGTGCCAGTTGTTTGCATTGAATACTGATGCACAGAATGTAACCATCGAGTTGAAATCGAACAAGCTTTCAATAGAAGAACTGTTTAAGGAAATAGAGAAACAGACGGATTACCTCGTGATATACAGTACGAGTGGTGTCCGTTCAAACTTTGATTTGTCATTAACGAAAAAGAAAGCTAAAGTCTCTGAGCATTTGGATGAAGCATTGAGAGGACATGGCTTGAAATATGAGTTTGTCAATAATTACATTATATTGTCAAAACAGGAAGAGTCTATTGTACAGCAAAATAAAGTGAAGATCGAAGGCGTTGTTTTTGATCCTACGGGAGAACCTGTCATTGGTGCCAATGTAATGGAAAAAGGAACGGTGAATGGTGTCATTACGGATATAGACGGGCGATTCTTTTTGGAAGTTGCTTCCAATGCAACATTAGTGATCTCTTATATAGGATATAAAACAGAGGAAGTGGCAGTAGCTAATAAGCATAATTTGTCAATAACCTTGAAAGAAGATTCGGAAACCCTGGAAGAGGTAGTGGTTGTCGGTTACGGAACGCAAAAGAAAGTAAATTTGACGGGGGCTGTTTCGTCAGTAAAAGGAGAAGATATTTCTAAACGACCGGTAGCCAATACAAGTACTATGTTGCAGGGACAAATTCCCGGTTTACGTGTGACTTCTGATAAAGGGCAACCGGGAAGTGAAAGTGTTCAATTTCGTATTCGTGGTCAGGGGACTTATTCTTCAGCTGGTTCAGATCCTTTAATTCTGATTAATGGAGTGGAAGGTGATCTGTCTACTTTAGATCCTAATATTATCGAGAGTGTATCAGTCTTGAAAGATGCTGCATCTGCTTCTATTTATGGGGCCAGAGCTGCGAATGGCGTGATTTTGGTAACTACTAAAAGCGGGGAAAGTATAAAGGATAAAGTGGCAATTTCTTATAGAGGAAATTATGCTATTCATGCTCCGATTAATTTGTTGGATTTGGTTTGGGATTCTCCGACTTATATGAAATATTGGAATATAGCAAAGAAGAATTCTGGAAAACCTGTGGCTGAGATGTACACTCAGGAAATGATAGATTTGTATACTAATCCTTCTGATCCGGAGAAATATCCAAGTTTTAATTGGCTAGATTATATGTTTGTAAATCCTTTTGTGCAACAGCATAATTTAAATGCTTTGGGATCATCAGGAAGGACTTCATATAACGTTTCATTAAGTATGATTAATCAGCCCGGCACATTGAGAGGCCATAAATATAAACGCTATAATATGGCGATCGATCTGTCTTCTTCGGTAAATGACTGGATCAAGTTAGGGGCTTATTTCTCTGGTAGCCGCAGTTCTCGTAGAGAAACCCGAAGAGGAGATACGGATGCTTATTTGTCTACAATCTCTCAGGCTCCGACCTATATGCCCTGGTTACCGGATGATGGTTCCGGAGTGCGAAAATGGGCCTATAAGGCTTATGTTTTTGAAGCAAATAATAAGAACATGGCAGCATTGGTGAATAATGAGAACTTCATTGATTATACAACAACAGATGTCAATACGCAACTTTGGTTGGATGTAAAACTTGGAAAAGGTCTGACATGGTATACGAAAGGTGCCGTTCGTTACAATCAACGGCAATCAAAAGACTGGGCTTCCAATTCTGTTCCGTTATATTATACACATACTGGTGATTTTGGTATATTCCTGAATAAGGGTGGGGATGGTTTGACCAATATAATGTATACATCTACTTATCTTAATTTATATACTTATTTGAAATACGACTGGTCGTTGGCGGATAACGCACATGCTTTTTCGGCAATGGCTGGATATAGTGTGGAAGATAGGGTTTATAATCATTTGGAAGGATATAAAAAGGATTTTACATTTAATCTGCATGAACTGGATGCTGGTGAAAACAGTACTCAAACTACTAGCGGTTATTCCGAAGAATGGGCCTTGATGTCTGGTTTTTTCCGTTTGAATTATAATTATAAAGAAAAATACCTGGCTGAAGTAAATGCACGTTATGACGGCTCTTCCCGTATCGCTCCGGAAACTCGTTGGGGTGTTTTCCCTTCGTTTTCTGTTGGTTGGCGTATAACAGAAGAAGACTGGTTTAAGGATCTAAATCAGCATTGGCTTACGAATGCAAAATTAAGAGGTTCCTGGGGTACATTAGGGAATCAAAATGTCTCTTTATATTCCTATTATGCCAAGATTTCGGCCGATATGAATTATACTTTTGATAATACGACACTAGAAACAGGAGCCGGCCAGAAGAAAATCAGTAATCGTAATCTGAAATGGGAAACAACGGCTATCACAGATATCGGTGTTGATTTATCTTTATTTAATAGTCTGAATATTACATTTGAATGGTATAAAAAGAAAACTTATGATATTTTGAGACAAGCCCAGTCATCTTTCTTGTTAGGTCTGGATGCTCCTTATATAAATGACGGAGAGTTAGAGAATAAAGGTATTGAATTTGATATTCAATATGCAAATACGATTCAGGGAGGTTTGTTTAAGGGACTGTACTATAATGCAGGTTTTCATATAGACCGTTCACGGAATGAGTTGACTAAGTTTGGTGCAACTGAGTATGGAAATGGTTTGATATATCAAGAGGGTTTGCCGTATGGTTCTTTCTATGCTTGGGATGCTATTGGAATATTCAAGGATGAAGAAGATGTAAAAACATCTCCTAAGCAATTCAATGATGAGACTTTGCCTGGTGATATTAAATATCGGGATGTTAGCGGACCGGATGGGGTTCCTGACGGAATAGTAGATAGTTATGATAAAATAGTTGTCGATGGGCGTTTCCCTAAATTTGAGTATTCTATCAATCTGAGTGCTAGTTGGAAAGGCTTTGATCTTTCGTTGATGGGACAGGGAGTTCAGGGGGTAAAACATTATGCTGTAGCTTGGGGATTACGTCCGTTCTATCAGGGATCGCCAATTAGTTATGATTATATAGAAAATATGTGGACCGAAGAGAATCCGAATGGTAAATATCCGCGACTTTATTATGATAATATGGGAGGAACAAAGAATACTCGCGAAAGTACATACTGGATTCATAATGCTTCCTATTTTCGTTTAAAGAATCTAACATTTGGATATACGGTTCCAAAAGAATTGACTCAAAAGATTAGAGTAAATAAGTTGAGGTTTTATTTTTCCGGAGATAATTTATTGACATTTACGAAATTTCCTCAGGGAGGGGATCCGGAGAGGAATTATAACTCGATGAATGGTACAAGATTGGTATATTATCCGCAGAATAAAGTTTATTCGTTAGGTATAAATGTCGAATTTTAA